AGATGAAAGACTGTTACATATACAATGACATGTTACAGATGAAGCTCTTTGATTTAAAATCACGCATGTATGTCATAACTGCTGCCGAGGCCACAGTTTTGGAGCAACCTGCTATGTCAGTGTGGGATTACTTGGATCGCCATATCACGGTGGCCGTCTATGGTCCCAAGCACATACACCCATCGCTCAAAGTGGTGCTGGTCATATCGAGCCATGATAATATTCCACCCAGGCTCCCTTTCTCTGATATCCAGAGGGGTGACAGGAACCTGCCTCCTGTTGTCTTGGAGCTTTGGGGAAAGCATCAGTTCAACCCACATGGTCTTAAAGATCTTCAAATTGCTTCTAGGGTGTTGGATACAAACTTCGAAGTGAAACCAGTGGATCTGAATAAAGAGGTCACGCAGGAGCAGCTTAAAGCAGGAAAAGTGCTTCATCTACCGTTAGATCTGGTCAAGGTGAGTGGAGGTGAAATGTGTCCCTTCAAACTCAACATTCAGGTGAAGGATCCAAACAGTCTCACTTTGGGAGATTTCAACTTCACCTCCCCTGAAGCTACCCCTCTGAGGTCAGAAAAACACAACCACAGGCGAACAGATCGGCAGAGGGAAGTAACTCATTCCACGCCCATACCTGAGGAATCAATCCCAGAGATCCTTACCCAGAAGTTTCGGGACAGACCTGTGGATTTGCATTGGTATGGGATAGCAATGAAATCGATTCTCAGACAACCAAGAGTGGAATATCTTCTGGAATACTTCAAAGGTGATACAATTGCTTTGCTTTCGAAAGAAACCGTTAGATCTGTTGGTCATATGAAGGTAAAGGAATGGTACATTGGCTTTCTTCGAGGAAGAGTTGGCTTGGTGCACTGCAAGAACTTGAAGGTCATAACCAAGGATCAAGTCATCGACTTCACTGGAATTAACCTCACCACATCAGTCCTCTTGGACAATATGACAATTCCTTTTAAAAAACTCACCTACATGTACTCTGGTATTCAGACCCTGGTCACAGAGCATGTCAAGTGCTGGAGAACCTTCGCTGAGGCTCTTGGTTACTCCGAGGTCTCAATTGACACTATCTCCAGGAGACACGCTGACACAGAGGCAGAGAAGGTAGCTTGTGTTCTAGAAAAGCTCAAGGAAGATTGTCATGCAGAGAAGATCAAGAAAAAGTTCCAGCATGAGCTTATCAATGTATGCAACTTTTATTCTGATGTACATTTATGTGTAGAACAAAAATCTGAGGGAAACAAATTTTATTAATGATTGGTATTCCCCACAGGGGCTGTTAAAGATGGATGTTCAAGGTGTAGTAGCCCATCTCATCCAGGATATAGTGATTCTGTCCACAGCAGTCGAGCTGGGAGTGCGATGGCGGGAACTTGCCGAGAGACTCTGGAAGCTCTCCAATGCCCAGATTGCTGCTTATGAGGCACCACACAAAGGGAAAAATGGAGAAGTTAGTGCCCAGGTGAgctaaaatcaaaaacatacaagtaaaataaatcattaaatacctTGTTCAATTTACTATCATATTACTCACTTTGACGTTCATCATTGACAGATCGACAGAATAAGCTCTAACCTAAACCTTGTCATGCCCTTTgacatctaaatatatttttactagatttgatttattgttttacttcatTCAATAGTCAATGTGGAAGCCTGCATATGACTTCCTGTATTCCTGGAGTAAGCAGTATGGGGATGGCTACAGGGATATGATCCAGGACCTTCACCTGGCCCTGGATAAAATGAAGAGCCCAGTGACCAAGCAGTGGAGACAGATTACTGGAGCTCTCATTACTGTCAACTGTATGGAGGTCCTAAGGGCATCCGCCTTCCTCAGAGATTAGGAGACGACTCCTGGAGCACCTGCACGTCATATTGAGGTGATCCTGCTGAGTTCATACTAATAGCTGTGCCATATTTTTGACGTGATAAATATCGACTTTAGGTGGCATCTACCCTGTTATCTGAAAagtactgaatattttttttactgtacacctGTCTGTATATTTTATGTGTTGTATTCATGTGGTATTCACTGTGACATTGAAATTGTGAAAACAGTTGTCTGGTTCTTAAAAGATTCTGAGTTGTTACTAAGTCCCTTATGCAATGTTAAGGCTTTTAAGGGTTGTTGGTGGAAAGAGAAATAGGAGAAGATTTGGTAATTAATTTTGATAGAGATGGAAtctgaaacattttcattatagATGAACTGCCTCAAGGTTACCTCCTTTCTTTGTTTTACTTAAACAGTTTTGCTTAAACAGTAAgtgtctaaataaatacattttaatatttgaagcTGTATGTAGAATATCTGGTATAAGTGTTACATGCATTTAGGCCCTCTTGGAATGTGACTCATTATTAATCCGTGTCAGTGTATATTGATAATTTCACTATCCAAGGATGTACCATTATACTAGGTTTAACATCTAACGTCATATCTTTGTATGATACTGCAAAActgtatttgatatatttttatattttgtgtatttctagttgtcattttaaatgtactaactGCAGTGTTTAAGAGTGAGGGTCCTTGTATAATTGCAAGCCTTTCCTGTGTTAGAAGAgtctttaaaatctgttttgtattgctgtattttttaatgctaatacattttgagatttattataattaaactttaatgtTTTGGCATGAAGGAGCTCTATCATAAAGGGCaaagatgttaataataaaatgttttcatgtattttaatctTGAAATTACTTCagtaaacattgtttaaaatatcttatttgatTTAATGGGAAATGCACTACATGCAGCATCATTACAACACATGGCACTATATCTACATTGCATTATGAGAAGTGCAGTGATGTGCAACTCAGCCTCAAATATGTCAATTACCAGTGGATTCTCCATTGACCTAGTCTTTTTTACAATACACGATATTCATAAAGCTCATTAGCCTTCAGCTATGCTAGACTATCCAAAGTACGGTTGCTTGGAGATCTCAAGTGCTCTCAGTCACACACAAGCATAGTCTCTTCAAATTCCCAATCTTCCCTAAACGTGCTTGCACATCAAAATGTCCTTCACCCTTTCCTGTGGTGTCTGTTGCTTATTTAACTTGCATGTTTACTTAGGCCTTATCCTGCTAAGAGTTTCATTGTTCAGTGTCACCCTCTTAAAGTTTGGTTAAGCTATATTTGGCCTTTTACCAAGTCATGATTGTGTAGTACTAGTATAAAAGTCCAGGAAAAGGTTAAGAATGTCAAAGGAATTGGTCGCCAATAAGAGTCATTATGAATACCCAATAATAAAGAAACAGTTTGCATGATAGTCTTGACATGTGACTGTCATTTATTACACCTTTTGATTTATCACACCTAGTTTATGACTTCTCTTTAGCTCAGgactcattttatatataaataagtttcATTCCAAATGATTGAGTCTGCTTTTGGATGATTTTTTCTAGATATATAATAGGCTTATTCCATTTCTGAAGGCATTGACTGTTTACTCTGAATGTTATTTGCACTATGGCAACTGTATAGATctgttattatataatttgttgtttttttaagtttagaaaatgtttaaaacctTAATGTGATAAAGAAGCTTTCCCAGACATGACTtgatttttaaatctgaaagaaTTCCAAGAGACACAATCAATGGGTGTTGCTGTGCCTATTTGTAAATGACTGATAATAATACACTACATTAGGTACACCAACATTGTACCAAAAACCTCAGTGACGTTCTGAATTTACCTTTTTACTTTAAGGTTTGGTTGTACACATATGAAATTCGGCAGATCTACTAAAATAGCATGAGGCCCAGTAAAGGCTTGATAAAGCTGGGGATAATAAGAGTGTTTTTCAaagtgaaagaaatgaaaaatagccAAGCCAATAACTTACTAGAAAGTTTCTGTTCCTTTCCAAACATCATTCACTGCTCTTTGTGTTTTTGGTGAGAAGCCTTAGCCATTGTTTTCATACTGTATGGTGTTACATCATAGCGTCTGGTATGTGAAGAAATGGTACGTTTTACCTCACAAAGAAGCTAAGAAATTCTCAAGGACTGGTTTGTTCCATTCTGCAAGTAGCTCACCCTTGGCATCCATTGCGTAATAGAGCAAAGCCAATTCAGCTTTAAGAATTAAGGTCATTACCTACAGTGAAATGAGGTGGAATAAAAGTCTTTTATGGAGTTTTGGCCAGTTAGGTGTTTGTTATTTAGATTAATAGCTAGGATGAATATGATTTTGTAAGCACAGATGAGTTTAGTGTGTGAATGCCTTTAAGATTAGGTCTCTgtgattttggttttagtttagtaAGCTCCATTGAGAGTACAACGGAGCAGCTGTGCATGCAGTGAACAACTACAGGTAAAATGATCTATTTACATAATATCCAAAACAGTatcaaaatatgataaaaatcaagattttattgtagattttattttcacaacTATCTTGAAAAAACTTGATGTATGAAGAAGCCTAATTTTTGAAAGTGCGATTTCCTGGAATATTCATGTAAATGATTAAGTCTTAAAACTCCATGGgcattttcataattaatatacagttttcatttatgccaagctctaaaatattctGTAGGGTGCAAATTATGAGTACAAAGAATTTATATAAATCTTTATCCTATCACAAAAACTAGAAAACTAATGACAGAGCAGAATAAAACAGTGAAACaaagaataaatatttgattgaaaTGAGAGTTTACTCTCCATGCTCCATGAGTATTGTGTGGGCAATATGTCCTGCATGTCCATCCAGTTCAGAACTTGCAGGGCTCCACAGTGCCTGGGACACCCACACGTTAATGAGAAAAACAATGGTAATGACCGGAAAACATACTGGCTTCACACTTCAGAGGCACAAACAGGGAAAACAGCAGGCTTCACACAGCACCGCTTCAACACAGTGACCTCCAGCGCAGTGCAGTCTCTTTTCTAAAATCAGCTAGCAGGTCACAGTAAAGTAAAatcaaaaccttttaaaaacaagGCTTAGAATGCAGTCAAAGAagccatttaaaggaatagttcaccaaaaaattttaattttgtcatcatttactcaccctcatgtcattccaaacctgtacaagtttctttcttatactgaacacaaaaaatatattttatagaattttgaAAAACCAAACAGTTGTCAGTCTCCAATGACTTCCATAGAAATAGAAattgaagtcaatggggaccatcaactgtttgattacccagcattcttcaaaatatctacttttatgttcaacataagaaagaaactcatacgggtttggaacgacacgagtgagaaaatgatgacaaaattttcatttttggagtgaactatccctttaagaagcatAAGGAAGAAAGggaaagacattaaaaatactgAATGAGAGTATATGGAcagcatttgttttatattacacaaaaatgGCAACATGAATTGGTTTTATTctagtccatttttttttttcattactgaatCAACctcaatatattaatttatacaaacaaaacacattttgatgGGTTAAATCAGTATAAATATGGAAGTTACCATGTGTTACAGTGTAGAACTACTTTAATAACATCACCAGTTACGTTTTTAGTTTGCTTGTTTGGTCTGAAAAATACAGTGGGgcaatttaacactttttaatgaaGGTTTGAGGCGGAGAGATCTCTGTATATCTCAGAGAGTGTGTGAGAAGTGCCTGGAGGTAAATCAGCACAGAGCGGTCATACTCGGCAGTATCACAGCCCCTGTTTTCACAAGCACTGAGGCACATCAAACTGAGATTAATGAGATGTGACTGCCTTTGTCGTAGGACCCTTTCACCAGATCACATGCAGAGGGTGACCAAGCAGTGTCACACTCACTGAGGGGATCTGAGCACATCAGTGCGGATAGTAGGCCATGTATCTTGAGTTTATGTAATGATGAAAGATAAAAATAGATCTCTTTCCCCCCACTGAGCTATTTCAGAGTCATGACTGTCATAATGCATTTGTTAAACtacagttatattaaatttgtCAGATAGAAACAGTGAGGTGTCACCTCCGTCGGATATGTTGccaataatgtttaaatatttagacttaaagtGAAAgtccaaccaaaaatgaaaattctgtcatcatttactctcatcgTTTaaactcatgttgttccaaacctgcaagactttctttcttctgtggaacaaaagatgatattttgaagaatgttggtaactagtATCTTGGACGTCAGTGGGACCCAAAACTGAAAActtaccaacattattcaaaaagaaagaaatgcagacAGGTTTAAAATTGgtgtcattttcattgtgttcagTTCCTGTTTTACCTGCCTGTTATCTAGTTAGTTACCTGCCTGTTATCTTTGTTCTCATTTTCCTGCCACTAGTTTGTTATTATGGTTATTCATTAATTATATCAAACCTGTTTGTATTCTGTTTGTTATCTTGTGTATATAAGTTCCTTTCTTCTACGTCTGCTATTTAAGTGAACACTATTTCATTAATATTCTTCTGTGGATTACCTGcgtttactttgtttaataaaccAAGCCATTACTTCTAACCTTCCTAGTCTACCGTCATCCTCTTTGGATCCATAATGTGAcagaaatgacatgaggatgaagaaattatgttcattttggggtggaatatctcTTTAATTCACatcccccaccccccaacccccccaaaaaaacacaccATTTATTTGGACCCCACTAACCTGAACCACACGTTCAAAAGAAAGTTCAAGTCATAACCTGAACCATACGTtttacagaagaagaaagaaagtcattcaggtttgaaatgacacgaggctgcgtaaatgataacagaattttcatttttgactgaactatccCTCATTCAGGGACCTAGACCATTAGAAGGCTGCATAAGTTTATGGTTTGTGTGTTAAAGGTCAGGTAGTCATGTGACCTGTGTGACCATATCACAAACTGTCCAGCTGCATATAATCAGAGAAACATGCATTTATATTCAATAAAGGACAAGAGCTGCACAgagatttaattttgattttgctTGTTTTAGGTAACGTGTTATAATTCTTGCAAAACTGAAATCAcagtttaaactttaaactaaacACTTCATTTTTTCTTAAAGCTGGAATGTGTAACGGAAGATCTGCATAGCTGGCTGGCGAGGTGAGAGAGGGATTTTCTGCCTTTGACTCTTTCTCACAGTGCGAGGAATGATGCCTGGAGGAGCATGTGCACCAAGCGAGTGCTTGTTTGGAGTTTGCTGGTCCTCTCTGTCTTTCATATGGGACTCGGGGTGTCCTGCATCTCTCTGGGTGTGCTGGGGATCACACAACCCTGCAGGCTACAGAAAAGCCAAACCTCCTTCTCCACACCGATATGGAGCGGCGTGTGTGTAAGTAAAAGACCTTAATGTGTCTTCTGCACGAGACtaatatactatattaatatatttatcagcaaaaatgtataatgaaaatcttatatatataaaatgcagataaaatggTGAATTTTTACCTGAATAAATCTGCTGATTTTTACTCTGCTTATCAAATCAAGTAATTTTAACCCAATTTTTCTCTTAAACCTGACGAGATTTAATGCAGTAATGCAAGTAAACCTTTTACTtgcacattattatattaattatattatattatattacatacagGTTTgcagaatggatggatgaatattatatttttctgtcaatttaaaaaaaaaaaaatttattcaattgTAAATCAGTCATTCAAGTATAATCATTCACATGACCTACAGTATGTCTTAAagaacataatattatattatattatattatattatattatattatattatattatattatattatattatattatattatattatattatattatattatatttgtatgattttaaagtattacatttaaaaaaaaaaacagtttacataCTGTTATTATACTTCTTTTTAAGCTTAGAGTCAATCATTGTGATTTCTAACATCACAATTTCCAGTGTGAAACTAAAATATGATATCCAAAATGTGTCATTTGAAATTGTTCTAGAATTAGTAACACATCTCTTGTTTTTCAGTTTCTTGTCTGTGGACTATGTGGGATACTGTGTGCAAAGAAACGAACTGGAGTGACTGTAAGAGTATAGAGACGCAAGGcgcaacattataaatatttcttatctaatctatacacacattcacagagaTAACATCCATTGTAAGCCACTGACACCAATTTGTAAACATTGTCTGTAATCCCTGCTTTATCACTCTTGTGATACTAACATGCAATAAGAACCTGTTTCATATAGTTAGTAATGCTGCATAATTACTGTTATCTCATACCCGTTTTGTCCTGCCTCTCATTACAGATGATCCTGTTTTCAgcttgttgtgtttgtggacttaTTGGGGGAATTCTCAATGTCCAGTTTGTGCATGCAATGGTGAAACGAACAAACAGCCTGTACTATCTGCACCTGGCCTTCCTCTGCCTGGACAGCCTGGGCATCTTGGGCTGCACCCTCTCCACCTGGCTCACCTGCAGACTTGCCAGCTGTGAACAGAAAAGACTGTTTCTGGAAAGGGATCTGTCGCTGCATCATTCTGTGGAGATGGGCGAGAAGGTGAAGGCGATGTGTGGATAATCTGTGAGAtctattttactgttatttaaaatgtaaaagtatatatttGGTTGAATTGCTTAGtttgagttaaagggatactccaccccaaaatgaaaattttgccatgaatcacttacccccatgtttgttccaaacccgtaaaggcttcgttcgtcttcggaacacaatttaagatattttggatgaaaaccgtgaggcctgtgactgtcccatagactgccaagtaaataacagtgtcaaggtacataaaaggtatgaaagtcgtcatcagaatactgcaatctaggttatatgaagcttacactttttgtaagcaaagaaaacaactttattcaacaattcctttgtcagcagtctcctctgtgtctctccatatcaccgtatgctacgtatgctcttctgtatcagccgtgccacaaggatgcgctgttttctttcaaatcaaagctaaatacacatagaaacagcgcatccttgtggagatgaagtattctgactatgactttcataccttttctggaccttgacactgttatttacttggcagtctatgggacaatctcaagcctcctggttttcatccaaaatatcttaaattgtgttccaaagacgaacgaagcttttacgggtttggaacaacatgggggtaagtcattaatgacaaaattttcattttggggtggagtatccctttaagttatgaTAATTTGTCTCTTGTGAGATAGCAGGTATTCTGTTTAATGTCAAAGTTGTTCTTGTTAAAGTTCTATAAAAATCAATCCTGGAGTATGACCATTCTAAAGGATTTGTTTTGTGCCATAATTTATATCTTTGTTTATTCTACTTTATTCCTGGTTTGCTGATCAATTACAACATTTCAACTGTCAGTGACTGAAGAGTCAGCTGTGTCAGTTTGCAGTATGAAGAATGCAATAAATGTTAAACCCTCAAAAGGTTAAAAGGTCAATATGATCAGTATGTGCTAACCCTGTAGGGgctaacatataaaataatattcagaaaatctttgtttttgttttttaatggtacAGTTTATTCAATGTTTAGAAgaaatgtttttcacaaaatCAGATGTTTTGTGTAgagtattatatttaatacacttCGGCTTGTATGGAGAAAAgacacctcagttttattcataGGCTCAAACTGAGTAAAAATGTGCATTTGGTGCAGCTGCTGAAACTTATATGtccaaaatatgattaaattctGAAGCTTGTAACGTAAAACAATGAGACCTTTATTACCATATACCATAAATATCAGCTGTCACTCTATATTTGTCAATGATATGTCTtgaaagatgatatttaaatgcttagctttattattaaatctctgtagtttttattttggggtgcgGGTGAAacacataatgcaatgcaatacaatgatgactgagaTATGTACAAAGAAATATTCATCAAAAGCCTTGtgtatcatatttgatttgatacattttaacagaGGAAAAGGCAAACCAAGTCCAGAtgaaatgttacaaacaatttaaaagttatttttacatttactttataaaaatcagaaagcatttcaaagcagaaAGACATGTATTACTTGCTAAAAAAGCATCAATCTGAGGGCAGAAGGCATGTCTTGTGTGCAGCAGGTTATTAAgcagttttgatcatgttgataatttagaggccttaatgtgtgtatcaaatatgatatggTAAGCTTTATAGAGAGGAACAGCAAAGGCATACTTTTTATCTCAATGTGTtactctctgtgtatgtgtgagcgAGAGCTAGAGAGAGGAAATGATTACACTGACTGTTGTCTCTGGCCTGTCAGGAAGTTCAAGTGAAGCATGCCACGCACAACAGGGGCACGTACACCTGGTACTGATTGACTACTAAATGCCAAAAAGCTAAAATATTGCAGTCACAGAAGGAAACCCCCAAGCTGTTACTTAATAACCAAGGACAAACATACCGGTGAATGGCCCTGATGGCTGCTATTCGGAGTTTACAATACAACAGGGACATCTGCTGGAGAAATGCGTCAGGAGCTATCAATGCCTCACAGTAGAAATCAATCAGGGATTCCCTGCAATGCAGTCAATGGCAGTCGAGTCGTTAAAGGAATTTCGGCttttaaagaacttttaaaaTTGATGCTGAATTGTTTAAAAGTAGGCTAAAGTAAATTCGTTGTTATTCGCGTCCGTCGTACACAACACAAATTTGCGCCAGTAGCCGTTAGCTAACTTCAGTTATCTAAAAGATGTTCAAACAAAACGAAAGGTTCCGTTATCTGTATGTAATGTGTACATCTGCAATGAAGTTTCATATAATTACAGTACTTGTCGTGCTTTATCGATACCACCCTAAACTAATCGTAATGAAAAGATGTGGCGAACGCGACTTATAATCGAACTTGTGtgcttttactttttgttttgacCACTTTTCCTTCAAGAAATTGACTTTTAATAATGTTTCTGCTTCAGTTTTATATGATGGACTCATGCTagataaaacttttgttttttgtttttttgtttttctgcacaCCTGCATTCTAATACTAGAAGAGAAGGTGTCTCAAACTTACTGATATGCTAATTAATGAGAAGAAGCACATCATTCATTAATTTCAGGCATGAGAAGCGATCACTTCTGGATTTATCAATCCATAAATCCCTCCTTGTTTTAAAAATGAGCCTATTTGACAGGTGAAATGTCTGCTGCGTCTGTGAGGATCCTAGAGGGCGCTGTTCGCAGCCACTATAACTCAAGCCCTGCTCTGCTGCCCCTTTACTCCCTTCTTCCACTTTGTGTCTCTGAAGCTGACAGCCCATGAACCATTCACAAATCATGGTCATGAACAGAAGCATTCCTTTGTCCTCTGGGTATATAGGGCTTCATTTGGTTCATTCCCATGATATATGCTGAGGGCAAGAAGTCGTTTAACACACAATTTATTAGTTTCCAGATTTATaacccatgtaaaaaaaaattggtccaTGGACACCTCCCCCTTTACTCTTCAAATAccctttaataatattttaactaatgATGTGAAAAGGGAAGAAACACAATAAGAGTAACAATACAAAGTACAATAAGAAAACAAATGCAATGCGTGCCTTTTCTTGGTACTTTGATCATCCATAGGCATAAGCATATCCATAATGTCTATATCGTAGCTTTTATGTTTAATGCTCTTTTATACATAAAGGGTTTCATTTTGCTGATcagaacaattaaaaatacagagcACAACAGTGATCACCCATATTTTTAGTGACCTTGGTCATTGAAAGTATTTTTTCCATTACTCTTCTtgctatgcatttaaaaaaaaaaaaaaaaaaagttttaaaagacaaaaaaaatttgatCGATGCATTGTATTTGAATGACTCAGGATGACATTTTGGTGGATGGTACAGGATAACATTTTGATGTATTAtgagtataaaaataatataataaagtaaaataaagtagaataaaaaagtaagaaaataaaatagtgtAATATATCTAAagctatatataattttaatacattacatattatatataaaatatataattacatttatgtaacaGAAATTAATAGACATACATTATATTGCTTGATGTTATATAAAGCAGTCTCACTGACTCGCGACTTCTAGAATAGGATACATCTTCACTTTCATGCCATTA
This genomic stretch from Cyprinus carpio isolate SPL01 chromosome B16, ASM1834038v1, whole genome shotgun sequence harbors:
- the macc1 gene encoding metastasis-associated in colon cancer protein 1: MAAAKVKSNSHAGNLLRSRSEGTLIDIDENVTINNNNLHGGYGYEIGKTSEWPVLPKEIENPKQTTNPFWNQLGKSNPFLNEIVHTSNYDSGVSMLKEDPLSQFDSINEDSLSTSSDETNFAHFLAPRQNNLNRSGRWRSASDILDSLEMKEDKRMKKLNSQEPFLNPDFEWLKNDREAYKMAWLSHRQLTRSCLDLRLMKQSPGWAQTQATDIQIFCKIDHNGGSVQLPEAHITAHIPQGHVPPGEIQEIGLKVLLDPPAGINNNYTTTLSPLLEVSLSNQNVSGGISLEMRMAAKVKSDPTSHVLTSFVGLASQRKEGPYQKMKDCYIYNDMLQMKLFDLKSRMYVITAAEATVLEQPAMSVWDYLDRHITVAVYGPKHIHPSLKVVLVISSHDNIPPRLPFSDIQRGDRNLPPVVLELWGKHQFNPHGLKDLQIASRVLDTNFEVKPVDLNKEVTQEQLKAGKVLHLPLDLVKVSGGEMCPFKLNIQVKDPNSLTLGDFNFTSPEATPLRSEKHNHRRTDRQREVTHSTPIPEESIPEILTQKFRDRPVDLHWYGIAMKSILRQPRVEYLLEYFKGDTIALLSKETVRSVGHMKVKEWYIGFLRGRVGLVHCKNLKVITKDQVIDFTGINLTTSVLLDNMTIPFKKLTYMYSGIQTLVTEHVKCWRTFAEALGYSEVSIDTISRRHADTEAEKVACVLEKLKEDCHAEKIKKKFQHELINGLLKMDVQGVVAHLIQDIVILSTAVELGVRWRELAERLWKLSNAQIAAYEAPHKGKNGEVSAQSMWKPAYDFLYSWSKQYGDGYRDMIQDLHLALDKMKSPVTKQWRQITGALITVNCMEVLRASAFLRD
- the tmem196b gene encoding transmembrane protein 196, with the translated sequence MCTKRVLVWSLLVLSVFHMGLGVSCISLGVLGITQPCRLQKSQTSFSTPIWSGVCFLVCGLCGILCAKKRTGVTMILFSACCVCGLIGGILNVQFVHAMVKRTNSLYYLHLAFLCLDSLGILGCTLSTWLTCRLASCEQKRLFLERDLSLHHSVEMGEKVKAMCG